A stretch of DNA from Pseudomonas sp. HN11:
AGGATTCGATGGCATGCACCAACGCGTCCACGCCACTGGCGGCGGTGACGCTGCGCGGGCAGGTCAGGGTCATCGGTGGGCTGATCAGCGCGACGTCCGGCAGCAGGTAGTCGCTGACGATGCCTTTTTTCAGCTGCGCGGCCTTGTCGGAGAGAATCGCCACATTGGTCACTTCCGAGCCGGTGCCGGCGGTGGTGGGGATCGCGATCAGCGGCGGGCCCTTGCGCGGCACCTGGTCGACGCCGAACAGATCCGCCAGCGCACCGTGATAGCCGGCATAGGCGGCAACGCTTTTGGCGATATCGATGGCGCTGCCGCCACCCACGCCAATCAGCCCGTCATGCCCACCTTCGCGGTAGACGCGCATGCAGTCTTCGACGATGGCGATTTCCGGGTCGGGCAGCACGCGGTCAAAAATTTCATAAGTGCGTTCGCCCAGGTGTTCGAGGGCCAGCGCCACTGTGCCGGATTTGACCAATGCGGCGTCAGTGACGATCAGTGGGTTATCCACATCCAGGCGGGTGAGTTCAAAGGCCAGTTGCTCGATGGCGCCAGCGCCGGTGAGCAGTTTGTGGGCGATCTTGAATGAGGAGGTACTCATGTGCGCGGCCTC
This window harbors:
- a CDS encoding iron-containing alcohol dehydrogenase, yielding MSTSSFKIAHKLLTGAGAIEQLAFELTRLDVDNPLIVTDAALVKSGTVALALEHLGERTYEIFDRVLPDPEIAIVEDCMRVYREGGHDGLIGVGGGSAIDIAKSVAAYAGYHGALADLFGVDQVPRKGPPLIAIPTTAGTGSEVTNVAILSDKAAQLKKGIVSDYLLPDVALISPPMTLTCPRSVTAASGVDALVHAIESYLSLNASPITDALAIGAIKLIANALPKAYANPANLRARDDMATASLMAGMAFGNAGVGAVHALAYPLGGRFNIAHGVSNALLLPYVMHWNKLACVERMQEIAQAMGVNVAGLSVNDAADQAVEAMTRLCAAVEIPKGLHSFGVPEDAIPAMAVEAAGIERLMRNNPRALSAADIEKIYRAAY